One genomic region from Cetobacterium sp. 8H encodes:
- a CDS encoding PLP-dependent aspartate aminotransferase family protein, protein MRTKTMLSHYKEDRQKNRGAVVPPIYQNSLFTFSSWEDIDKAFNDPFENSIYTRGNNPSVAMVEKKLAKLAGGESAKMFSSGMAAITSAILHYLKCGDHIITIKNVYGPANNFMNSYLKEKMNVETTFISGEDATEFEKNIRPNTKLIYLESPSSAVFSLQNIKEIVKIAKKHNIKTVIDNTWATPLFQRPLEMGVDLEVHSCSKYFGGHSDVVAGVVIGKEKDIRDIFDKEHAFLGAKLSPFEAWLIQRSLRTLPYRMKAHEENGLKVAKFLENHPKISKVMHPGLESFPQYDLGKLQMEGYSGLFAFEIKSDNLENIKKFFNSLKYFSIGVSWGGHESLIYAPAISYLKELPEEQFKNMGISLGTMRVSIGLEDPEDLIEDLEEALYNI, encoded by the coding sequence ATGAGAACAAAAACAATGTTGTCACATTATAAAGAGGACAGACAAAAAAATAGAGGAGCAGTGGTACCACCAATATATCAAAATTCACTATTTACTTTTTCTAGTTGGGAGGATATAGATAAAGCTTTCAACGATCCTTTTGAAAATAGTATCTACACTCGTGGGAATAATCCATCTGTTGCAATGGTGGAAAAGAAGCTAGCAAAATTAGCAGGTGGAGAAAGTGCTAAGATGTTTTCAAGCGGTATGGCAGCAATAACTTCTGCAATACTGCATTATTTAAAATGTGGAGATCACATCATTACAATAAAAAATGTATATGGACCGGCAAATAATTTTATGAATAGCTATTTAAAGGAGAAGATGAACGTTGAAACAACATTTATCTCAGGTGAAGATGCTACAGAATTTGAAAAAAATATTCGTCCCAATACAAAGTTAATATATCTTGAATCACCATCTTCAGCAGTATTTTCTTTACAGAACATAAAAGAGATAGTGAAGATAGCAAAAAAACACAATATAAAAACAGTAATCGATAATACATGGGCAACACCTTTATTTCAAAGACCATTAGAAATGGGAGTAGATTTAGAAGTTCATTCATGTTCAAAATATTTTGGAGGTCATAGCGATGTTGTGGCTGGAGTTGTGATTGGAAAAGAAAAAGATATAAGAGATATCTTTGATAAAGAGCATGCTTTTTTAGGGGCTAAGCTTTCGCCGTTTGAAGCTTGGTTAATCCAGAGAAGTTTAAGAACTTTACCATATAGAATGAAAGCTCATGAAGAGAATGGATTAAAGGTTGCAAAGTTTTTAGAAAATCACCCTAAAATATCAAAAGTTATGCATCCGGGCCTTGAAAGTTTTCCACAATACGATTTAGGAAAACTTCAAATGGAAGGTTATAGTGGACTTTTCGCATTTGAAATTAAAAGTGATAATTTAGAAAATATTAAAAAGTTTTTCAATTCTTTAAAATATTTTAGTATTGGTGTCAGCTGGGGAGGGCATGAAAGTTTAATATATGCTCCTGCCATAAGTTATTTAAAAGAACTTCCAGAAGAGCAATTTAAGAATATGGGAATATCTCTTGGAACGATGAGAGTATCTATAGGATTAGAGGATCCTGAGGATTTAATAGAGGACTTGGAAGAGGCATTATACAATATATAA
- the nhaC gene encoding Na+/H+ antiporter NhaC, which translates to MKKNITVKNTIIPVFGLLSVLVYGLIIQPKILKMNDMSLEMIFLLASAIGTANLFYLGFSWDEIQESMVKKLNQGLPAMMILFSIGVVVGAWIVCGTIPMLIYHGIKIINPSYIYLVAFIVPIVFSTLTGTSWGSVGTIGIVIIGIAEVIGADLSIVAGAIVGGAYFGDKMSPLSDTTNIAALAADVDLYDHIRSMMNTTIPAAIMACIAYGVIGIVYAPSTADVDLNMVSETLNGLNSAFNFNILLLIPTLIVLYGSLTRKPTVPTLIASSIVSIIMAAIFQKFTLGDIISVLHGGFNVSMITWVSNMPENVIRILNRGGLYSMASPVIVTFIVFIYIGTLDRINALPMIVNHVFGFVKTRSVAILAALGATGITNAMTSNQFATSFIVAEAFKPKFNQLKIPRKVLSRSLEDTGTMIESMLPWTTTGLFMSATLGVPVMDYNRWQLLTLFNVVVAVVLAITGKGCFYNEVKENDDDADEVEKTLVEG; encoded by the coding sequence ATGAAAAAAAATATAACTGTGAAAAATACAATAATTCCAGTATTTGGATTACTATCGGTATTGGTTTATGGATTGATAATACAGCCCAAAATTTTAAAGATGAACGATATGTCTTTAGAGATGATTTTTTTATTAGCCAGTGCTATAGGAACAGCAAATTTATTTTATTTAGGGTTTAGCTGGGATGAGATACAGGAATCAATGGTAAAAAAGTTGAATCAAGGACTTCCGGCTATGATGATTTTATTTTCAATAGGTGTAGTTGTAGGAGCTTGGATTGTATGTGGAACAATACCGATGCTTATATATCATGGAATTAAAATTATAAATCCAAGTTATATTTATTTAGTTGCATTTATAGTTCCCATTGTTTTTTCTACATTGACAGGAACATCATGGGGTTCTGTAGGAACAATAGGAATAGTTATTATAGGAATTGCAGAGGTAATAGGTGCAGACCTTTCGATAGTAGCTGGAGCTATTGTAGGTGGAGCTTACTTTGGAGATAAAATGTCACCACTATCAGACACCACAAATATAGCGGCACTAGCAGCGGATGTAGATTTATATGATCATATAAGATCTATGATGAATACAACTATTCCAGCAGCAATAATGGCTTGTATAGCTTATGGAGTAATAGGAATTGTATATGCACCGAGTACAGCAGATGTAGATTTAAATATGGTTTCTGAAACATTAAACGGTTTAAACTCAGCATTTAATTTTAATATATTACTGCTGATTCCAACACTGATAGTACTATATGGTTCATTGACTAGAAAACCAACAGTTCCAACGCTGATAGCTTCATCAATAGTAAGTATTATAATGGCAGCTATTTTCCAAAAATTTACATTAGGAGATATCATATCTGTATTACATGGTGGATTTAATGTAAGTATGATCACTTGGGTTTCTAATATGCCTGAAAATGTGATCAGGATTTTAAATAGAGGTGGACTATACAGTATGGCTAGCCCAGTTATTGTAACATTTATAGTTTTTATATATATAGGAACTTTAGATAGAATAAATGCTTTACCAATGATAGTAAATCATGTTTTTGGATTTGTAAAAACTAGAAGTGTAGCTATTTTAGCAGCTTTAGGAGCAACAGGAATAACAAATGCAATGACATCAAACCAATTTGCAACAAGTTTTATAGTTGCTGAAGCATTTAAACCAAAATTTAATCAATTAAAAATTCCAAGAAAAGTTCTTTCAAGATCGCTTGAAGATACAGGAACAATGATAGAGAGTATGTTACCTTGGACAACAACAGGACTATTTATGTCAGCCACTTTAGGAGTGCCAGTTATGGATTATAACAGATGGCAGCTATTGACACTATTCAATGTGGTTGTAGCGGTTGTACTAGCTATCACTGGAAAAGGGTGTTTCTATAATGAAGTGAAAGAAAATGATGATGATGCAGATGAAGTTGAAAAAACTTTAGTGGAGGGATAA
- the xylF gene encoding D-xylose ABC transporter substrate-binding protein: MKKVFLSLGSILLMGTLLGNTAEAAKVKIGMTVDDLRLERWQRDRDIFTAEANKLGADVVAVSANGDSDKQMRDAENLISQGIDILVVIPNNGDVMGAIVDQAHQDGIKVLAYDRLLTNSDVDAYISFDNEKVGELQGKAIVEAMPKGRYFMMGGSPTDNNAKMFRAGQMKAVQPLVDKGDIVIVGDQWVKDWLPEEAMKIMENALTANDNKIDAVVASNDSTAGGAIQALAAQNLSGKVPISGQDADLAAVKRVVDGTQTVTVYKPIPKLAKEAAALAVKMANNEKLNMNMTVNNGYKEVPSLLLEPIAVTKNNVKETIVKDGFHSEKDVFGK; this comes from the coding sequence ATGAAAAAAGTATTTTTATCATTGGGATCAATTCTTTTAATGGGGACTTTATTAGGAAATACAGCGGAAGCAGCAAAAGTAAAGATAGGTATGACAGTAGATGATTTAAGACTGGAGAGATGGCAAAGAGATAGAGATATATTTACGGCGGAAGCAAATAAGTTAGGAGCAGATGTTGTTGCAGTTTCGGCAAATGGAGACTCAGACAAACAGATGAGAGATGCTGAGAACTTAATATCTCAAGGAATAGATATATTGGTAGTGATTCCAAATAACGGGGATGTAATGGGAGCGATTGTAGATCAAGCTCATCAAGATGGAATTAAAGTTTTAGCTTATGACAGATTGCTTACTAATTCTGATGTGGATGCATATATATCTTTTGACAATGAAAAAGTTGGAGAGTTACAAGGAAAAGCAATTGTTGAGGCTATGCCTAAGGGAAGATATTTTATGATGGGAGGGTCGCCAACAGATAACAATGCAAAGATGTTTAGAGCGGGTCAAATGAAAGCTGTTCAACCTTTAGTGGATAAAGGGGATATCGTTATAGTTGGAGATCAGTGGGTAAAAGATTGGTTACCTGAAGAAGCTATGAAAATAATGGAAAACGCATTGACAGCTAATGACAATAAAATTGATGCGGTAGTGGCATCAAATGACAGTACTGCCGGTGGAGCAATCCAAGCTTTAGCAGCTCAAAACTTATCAGGGAAAGTGCCAATTTCTGGACAAGATGCAGACTTAGCAGCAGTGAAGAGGGTTGTAGATGGAACACAGACAGTTACAGTTTATAAACCTATTCCAAAATTAGCAAAAGAAGCAGCAGCATTAGCTGTAAAAATGGCAAATAATGAAAAGTTAAATATGAATATGACAGTGAACAATGGATATAAAGAAGTACCATCACTTCTATTAGAGCCTATTGCTGTAACTAAAAATAATGTTAAAGAGACAATTGTAAAAGATGGATTTCATAGTGAAAAAGATGTATTTGGAAAATAA